A region of the Candidatus Bathyarchaeum sp. genome:
ACACTCAAGCAGTTCAACGATTATTGACCATAAAAGGGGATCGAAAAAAGCCCTTCCCAGTTTTGGTTGCGAGCCTTGATGAAGTAAATAGAATAGCCAAGATATCGAATAATGGAAAAAAGCTAGCAACAAAGTTCTGGCCTGGACCACTTACAATTGTGTTTCCAAAAAAGGAAGCCATTGACGGCGTCGTAACTTTTGGACTGAATACTGTAGGATTACGTGCACCAAATAATCAAGTCGCTTTAAATTTAATCGAACTGTCGGGTGGTCTATTAATTGGTTCGAGTGCGAATCTAACAGGCGAAAAACCACCACGGTCAGTTTCTGAGATGTCTAAAGAACTAATAGAAAAAGTAGATTTGGTTCTTGATGATGGACCAACCACTGAAGGGATA
Encoded here:
- a CDS encoding L-threonylcarbamoyladenylate synthase is translated as MTVLKATKDNIKAAAQIIKTGGTVVFPTETVYGLGCDPLNTQAVQRLLTIKGDRKKPFPVLVASLDEVNRIAKISNNGKKLATKFWPGPLTIVFPKKEAIDGVVTFGLNTVGLRAPNNQVALNLIELSGGLLIGSSANLTGEKPPRSVSEMSKELIEKVDLVLDDGPTTEGIPSTVVDLTLDNPKILREGPLSLKQIQNAISS